The following coding sequences are from one Ctenopharyngodon idella isolate HZGC_01 chromosome 17, HZGC01, whole genome shotgun sequence window:
- the ctsl.1 gene encoding cathepsin L.1, whose product MRLLVVTAAFLAVASAASLSLEDMEFHAWKMKFGKSYRSTEEESHRKMTWMSNRKLVLVHNMMADQGFKSYKLGMTYFADMSNEEYRQVAFHGCLGSMNNTKARGGSTFFRLRDSAVLPDTVDWRDKGYVTDVKDQKDCGSCWAFSATGSLEGQTFKKTGKLVSLSEQQLVDCSGDYGNMGCGGGLMDQAFQYIEANKGLDTEESYPYEAVDGQCRFNPSTIGATCTGYVDVASGDESALQEAVATIGPVSVAIDAGHSSFQLYDSGVYDEPDCSSSDLDHGVLAVGYGTKDGEDYWLVKNSWGLDWGQNGYILMSRNKNNQCGIATASSYPLV is encoded by the exons ATGAGGCTTTTGGTTGTTACCGCTGCTTTTCTGGCTGTTGCCAGTGCTGCCAGTCTTTCTCTGGAGGACATGGAGTTCCACGCATGGAAAATGAAATTTG GTAAGAGCTACCGTTCTACTGAGGAAGAGTCGCACCGTAAGATGACCTGGATGTCTAATCGCAAACTGGTTTTGGTCCACAACATGATGGCAGATCAGGGCTTCAAATCCTACAAGCTTGGCATGACATACTTTGCTGACATg AGCAATGAGGAATACAGACAGGTAGCGTTCCATGGATGCCTGGGCTCCATGAACAACACTAAGGCCCGTGGTGGTTCCACATTCTTCCGGCTGAGAGATAGCGCTGTGCTGCCCGATACCGTTGACTGGAGGGACAAGGGCTATGTGACCGATGTTAAAGACCAGAAGGATTGTGGATCATGCTGGGCGTTCAGTGCA ACCGGTTCCCTAGAGGGTCAGACATTCAAGAAGACAGGAAAACTGGTGTCCTTGAGTGAGCAGCAACTGGTGGACTGTTCTGGTGATTATGGGAACATGGGCTGTGGCGGGGGACTAATGGACCAGGCCTTCCAGTACATTGAAGCCAATAAAGGTCTGGATACAGAGGAGTCCTACCCGTATGAGGCTGTG GATGGTCAGTGCCGTTTTAACCCGAGCACCATAGGCGCCACTTGCACAGGATATGTCGATGTCGCCAGTGGGGATGAAAGTGCGCTACAGGAAGCTGTTGCTACAATCGGCCCTGTATCTGTTGCCATCGATGCTGGACACAGCAGCTTTCAGCTCTATGATTCTG GTGTCTACGATGAGCCTGACTGCAGCAGCTCTGATTTAGATCATGGTGTCCTGGCTGTTGGTTATGGAACTAAGGATGGAGAGGACTACTGGCTTGTTAAGAACAg CTGGGGTCTGGATTGGGGTCAAAATGGCTACATCTTGATGTCCAGGAACAAGAACAACCAATGTGGCATTGCTACCGCATCCAGTTACCCTCTGGTTTAA
- the vgll2b gene encoding transcription cofactor vestigial-like protein 2b isoform X2: protein MSCLDVMYPAYGHYAPYAHKASAFISTLPAPLGLRSPSSRCRDPMDSVGVPCCSEGVPVSAGSSSSGGPSPSPYPSAGQVEEATKDKEVGEAEYLSSRCILFTYYQGDISSVVDEHFSRALSTYMEAEGKKRHSDPSTASSSSSRRSFPPSFWDSNYPSPPSRPHCDPAGAPTYAMDPYAQALHPGLPHSHAHPHPSESWSYSQSQPYPPPRPLHELYSSPGLDAHYGPLLMPAVRPPHLPTLPGHYEVGKLEPTATWPGLLPPGEVAQSLALNMEPGLQHHKKGKELYWF from the exons ATGAGTTGTCTGGATGTTATGTACCCGGCTTATGGTCATTACGCACCGTACGCGCACAAAGCTTCAGCGTTCATCAGCACTTTACCG GCACCCCTTGGTCTGAGAAGCCCCTCGTCTCGCTGCAGGGATCCGATGGACAGCGTGGGGGTCCCGTGCTGCTCAGAAGGCGTCCCGGTTTCTGCCGGAAGCTCCAGCTCAGGGGGTCCGTCCCCATCACCATATCCTTCGGCCGGACAGGTAGAGGAGGCTACGAAGGACAAAGAGGTCGGGGAGGCAGAATACCTGAGCTCACGATGCATCCTCTTCACCTACTACCAAGGGGACATTAGTAGCGTGGTGGACGAACACTTCTCCAGAGCTCTCAGCACCTACATGGAGGCCGAGGGCAAAAAGAGGCACAGCGATCCCAGCACAG CTTCATCCTCAAGCAGTCGACGCAGTTTCCCTCCATCTTTCTGGGACAGCAACTACCCATCTCCGCCCAGTCGACCCCACTGTGATCCTGCAGGTGCTCCCACTTACGCAATGGACCCCTACGCCCAGGCCTTGCACCCCGGTCTGCCTCACTCACACGCTCACCCGCACCCATCAGAGTCCTGGAGCTACTCTCAAAGCCAGCCTTATCCCCCCCCACGGCCCCTCCACGAACTGTACTCCTCTCCTGGGCTTGATGCCCACTATGGACCTCTTCTGATGCCTGCCGTCCGGCCGCCTCATCTCCCAACGCTGCCTGGGCATTATGAAGTGGGAAAGCTGGAACCCACTGCAACATGGCCAGGGCTGCTTCCGCCTGGGGAAGTGGCACAGAGTCTGGCTCTCAATATGGAACCAG GTCTCCAGCACCACAAGAAAGGGAAGGAGCTCTACTGGTTTTAA
- the vgll2b gene encoding transcription cofactor vestigial-like protein 2b isoform X1, with amino-acid sequence MSCLDVMYPAYGHYAPYAHKASAFISTLPAPLGLRSPSSRCRDPMDSVGVPCCSEGVPVSAGSSSSGGPSPSPYPSAGQVEEATKDKEVGEAEYLSSRCILFTYYQGDISSVVDEHFSRALSTYMEAEGKKRHSDPSTEASSSSSRRSFPPSFWDSNYPSPPSRPHCDPAGAPTYAMDPYAQALHPGLPHSHAHPHPSESWSYSQSQPYPPPRPLHELYSSPGLDAHYGPLLMPAVRPPHLPTLPGHYEVGKLEPTATWPGLLPPGEVAQSLALNMEPGLQHHKKGKELYWF; translated from the exons ATGAGTTGTCTGGATGTTATGTACCCGGCTTATGGTCATTACGCACCGTACGCGCACAAAGCTTCAGCGTTCATCAGCACTTTACCG GCACCCCTTGGTCTGAGAAGCCCCTCGTCTCGCTGCAGGGATCCGATGGACAGCGTGGGGGTCCCGTGCTGCTCAGAAGGCGTCCCGGTTTCTGCCGGAAGCTCCAGCTCAGGGGGTCCGTCCCCATCACCATATCCTTCGGCCGGACAGGTAGAGGAGGCTACGAAGGACAAAGAGGTCGGGGAGGCAGAATACCTGAGCTCACGATGCATCCTCTTCACCTACTACCAAGGGGACATTAGTAGCGTGGTGGACGAACACTTCTCCAGAGCTCTCAGCACCTACATGGAGGCCGAGGGCAAAAAGAGGCACAGCGATCCCAGCACAG AAGCTTCATCCTCAAGCAGTCGACGCAGTTTCCCTCCATCTTTCTGGGACAGCAACTACCCATCTCCGCCCAGTCGACCCCACTGTGATCCTGCAGGTGCTCCCACTTACGCAATGGACCCCTACGCCCAGGCCTTGCACCCCGGTCTGCCTCACTCACACGCTCACCCGCACCCATCAGAGTCCTGGAGCTACTCTCAAAGCCAGCCTTATCCCCCCCCACGGCCCCTCCACGAACTGTACTCCTCTCCTGGGCTTGATGCCCACTATGGACCTCTTCTGATGCCTGCCGTCCGGCCGCCTCATCTCCCAACGCTGCCTGGGCATTATGAAGTGGGAAAGCTGGAACCCACTGCAACATGGCCAGGGCTGCTTCCGCCTGGGGAAGTGGCACAGAGTCTGGCTCTCAATATGGAACCAG GTCTCCAGCACCACAAGAAAGGGAAGGAGCTCTACTGGTTTTAA